In Gossypium arboreum isolate Shixiya-1 chromosome 6, ASM2569848v2, whole genome shotgun sequence, the following are encoded in one genomic region:
- the LOC108485665 gene encoding protein NODULATION SIGNALING PATHWAY 2-like, producing MAMAIDNAFEVDFYSNSTTTSITDDSPACTWNHWGSPVVDWDSFSSDPDDFQDLIESMMDDGTGFELARVAHETSNSVSIDTMVVDEETNGDEDSKGLRLIHLLMAAAEALAGDNKSRELARVILVRLKELVSPNDGTNMERLAAYFTEALQGLLEGSGGGHGKHLITNGPHHHRDEHHHTDMLSAFQLLQDMSPYVKFGHFTANQAILEATTHDRRIHIVDYDVMEGIQWASLMQALVSRKDGPQAPHLRITAISRSGSGRRSIGTIQETGRRLVAFAASIGQPFSFHQCRLDSDETFRPSTLKLVRGEPLIINCMLHLPHFSYRAPDSVASFLSGAKTLNPRLVTLVEEEVGPIGDGGFVGRFMDSLHHYSAVYDSLEAGFPMQNRARGLVERVFLGPRIAGSLARIYRTGGEEESRGWSKWLATMGFKSVNISFANHCQAKLLLGLFNDGYRVEELANNRLVLGWKSRRLLSASIWTSPQ from the coding sequence ATGGCAATGGCCATTGACAACGCCTTCGAGGTCGACTTCTATAGTAACAGCACCACTACGTCCATAACTGACGACAGCCCTGCCTGTACTTGGAACCACTGGGGATCCCCTGTTGTTGATTGGGATTCGTTTTCAAGCGACCCAGATGACTTTCAAGACCTCATTGAGTCCATGATGGATGATGGAACTGGGTTTGAGCTAGCTCGAGTCGCACATGAAACGAGTAACTCAGTCTCCATTGATACCATGGTTGTCGATGAAGAAACCAACGGTGATGAGGATTCCAAGGGGTTGAGGTTGATTCATCTGTTGATGGCCGCTGCTGAAGCGCTAGCGGGGGATAACAAGAGCCGTGAACTGGCTCGAGTGATATTGGTTCGGCTCAAGGAGTTGGTTTCCCCCAATGATGGAACCAACATGGAAAGGTTAGCTGCCTATTTTACCGAGGCCTTACAGGGTTTACTCGAAGGCTCCGGTGGTGGCCACGGGAAGCATTTAATAACCAATGGACCACACCACCACCGTGATGAGCATCATCATACTGACATGCTCTCTGCTTTTCAGCTGTTGCAAGACATGTCCCCGTATGTTAAATTTGGTCACTTTACGGCCAATCAAGCAATCCTGGAAGCAACGACTCATGATAGGAGGATCCACATAGTAGACTATGATGTCATGGAAGGGATCCAATGGGCGTCTTTGATGCAAGCCTTGGTGTCTAGGAAAGACGGACCACAAGCCCCGCATCTTAGGATCACGGCTATATCGAGATCCGGAAGTGGCCGACGATCGATCGGGACCATTCAAGAGACCGGTCGAAGATTGGTTGCATTTGCAGCCTCCATTGGGCAACCCTTTTCTTTCCATCAGTGTAGGCTGGACTCTGATGAAACGTTTAGACCCTCAACTTTGAAATTAGTTAGAGGAGAGCCGTTGATCATCAATTGTATGTTGCACTTGCCTCACTTTAGCTATCGAGCACCTGATTCAGTCGCTTCGTTTTTATCCGGGGCCAAGACCCTAAACCCACGCCTAGTGACCCTGGTGGAAGAAGAAGTCGGACCCATTGGAGATGGAGGGTTTGTGGGGCGATTCATGGACTCATTGCACCATTACTCCGCCGTCTACGACTCTCTAGAAGCCGGATTCCCTATGCAAAACCGTGCTCGGGGCTTGGTCGAAAGAGTATTTCTAGGGCCACGAATAGCTGGATCATTGGCCAGGATTTATCGAACTGGAGGAGAGGAAGAAAGCCGTGGTTGGTCAAAATGGTTAGCTACCATGGGATTCAAGTCTGTTAACATCAGCTTTGCCAATCATTGTCAAGCAAAATTACTGCTGGGCTTATTCAATGATGGATACAGAGTGGAGGAGTTGGCCAACAACAGGCTCGTTTTAGGATGGAAATCCAGGCGTTTGCTATCAGCTTCCATTTGGACTTCCCCACAGTGA